Genomic window (Bosea sp. (in: a-proteobacteria)):
TCAGATACCCAGAAGCCAGGGCGCGAGCGGGATCGGCAGGCTCAGCGCGTATTTGAACAGGAGGATGCAGGCCGCCGACATCGCCACGGCGAAGATGGCGAGCTCCCTGAGCTTGCGGTCGTCGGCCGCCAGCCCCGAGAACAGGATCAGCAGCGGGCCGGCGACCATGAGGCCGAGTGCCGGAACCCGGACCGGGCCGATCTCGAAGCCGCGGATCGTCAGCGCGAACAGGCAGGTGCCGCCGAGCGCGAAGAAGATGCCCTTCCACGACCAGCCGGAGAGCGCCTCCCCCTCGTAGCGCAGCGAGGCGAGCGCCAGCATCACGCCGAGCCCGCCGCAGATCACCGCGAAGGCCTTGGGCAGCATGCCGGGGCCGAGCTGGCGCAGCGTGCCGGCCGGCAGGTCCCAGGCGAAGAAGAAGGCCCCGAGCGCGAGCGCGACCATGAACACGCCGCCGGCGAGATCCTGCGTCGAGCGTATGCGCAGGCCGCGCGCCTGCTCTATCCGGTTCAGATTCATCGGGCTCCTCCGGCTGGCGTCTTCGCGCGGACGGCGCGTTTCTGTGCTGTGGGCGGGGCGAAGGGCAGGACGTGGCGCTCCTCGAGCAGCGTCACGCTTTCCCGCAGGATCGCGAGGAAATGGTCGCGCGCCGGCAGCTTCTGCTGCGGGCGCCAGGCGACGCCGACGAGCGCTCCGGGCGGCGGCGGGTCGAGCATCGCGCCGCGCAGGCGCCTGAGCGTCACGCCGGGGAAGGAGAGCCGCGAGACCCAGTCCGGCGCCAGCGCCATGCCCAGCCCCGCCGCGACGGCCGACATCATCGCCGGCTTCTCGGTCGCCTCGATCGTGACGTTGGGAACCGCGCCGACGCTCTCGAAATAGGCCATCACCAGATCGTAGGCATAGGGCCGCAGGCGCTTGGAGGGCACGACGAAGGGCTCGCCGACGAGGTCCAGCATCGTCAGATGCTCGCGGGCGGCGAGCGGATGCGCCTCGTTCAGGACCACGAGCGGGCGCTCCACCCGCAGGATCTCGAAGCCGCAATCGGTCGGCTTGCGCGGCGGGCGGGTGAGCGCCAGATCGAGCTTGCCCGCCTCCAGCATCTGGATGAGCGCGGTGGTGATCGCTTCGACGAACTTGATCTCGACGCCGGGGAAGCGGGCGCGGAAGGCCACCAGCGTCTCCGGCACGAAGCTCGACGAGGCGGCGTCGATCGCGCCGACGCGCAGCACCTTGCCCGAGGCGAGCGAGGCCTCGCGCACGGCACGCGAGGCATGCTCCATCTTGACGAGGATGCCCTTCGCTTCCTCGAGCATGATCAGCCCGGCCCGCGTCAGCGCGACCTGCCGGGTCGTGCGCGTCAGGAGCGCGACGCTGAGCTCCTCCTCGAGCGTGCTGATCTGCCGCGACAGGGCGGGAGGCGCGATGCCGAGCCGCTCGGCCGCCCGGCCGAAATGCAACTCCTCCGCGACCGCGATGAAGCATCGCAGCTGCCGCACATCCATGGGCCGTCCCCTGTTCCCGGTATCGCTTGTGCCGCGACTTCTCG
Coding sequences:
- a CDS encoding tripartite tricarboxylate transporter TctB family protein; this encodes MNLNRIEQARGLRIRSTQDLAGGVFMVALALGAFFFAWDLPAGTLRQLGPGMLPKAFAVICGGLGVMLALASLRYEGEALSGWSWKGIFFALGGTCLFALTIRGFEIGPVRVPALGLMVAGPLLILFSGLAADDRKLRELAIFAVAMSAACILLFKYALSLPIPLAPWLLGI
- a CDS encoding LysR substrate-binding domain-containing protein, with translation MDVRQLRCFIAVAEELHFGRAAERLGIAPPALSRQISTLEEELSVALLTRTTRQVALTRAGLIMLEEAKGILVKMEHASRAVREASLASGKVLRVGAIDAASSSFVPETLVAFRARFPGVEIKFVEAITTALIQMLEAGKLDLALTRPPRKPTDCGFEILRVERPLVVLNEAHPLAAREHLTMLDLVGEPFVVPSKRLRPYAYDLVMAYFESVGAVPNVTIEATEKPAMMSAVAAGLGMALAPDWVSRLSFPGVTLRRLRGAMLDPPPPGALVGVAWRPQQKLPARDHFLAILRESVTLLEERHVLPFAPPTAQKRAVRAKTPAGGAR